The following are from one region of the Candidatus Omnitrophota bacterium genome:
- a CDS encoding CpsD/CapB family tyrosine-protein kinase — protein MANNGNGFKKLSDALKKAAEEKGEALQKDRAPIITPPPSLPEKEKQQAPQEAPVYEAAKRPESQIRSTGISKKIVAYHNPTGPVAEQFRVLRMHACSSEKNFNIKVIVVTSSANGEGKSVAATNLAVVMAQDFGKPVLLIDCNIRKPAVDSLLGVRSDRGLADVLSGNLKLEEALVKTDIANLVVLPAGQAPANPNELLASDRMKALLAEVRPQFEAVVLDTPAVIPFADPRILSKVVDGVIIVVRAGKTRREVVARAESILKSVGANIMGYVLTGVEYHIPEYIHRHL, from the coding sequence ATGGCAAATAACGGCAACGGGTTCAAAAAATTAAGCGATGCCCTGAAAAAAGCCGCCGAAGAGAAAGGTGAAGCTTTGCAGAAGGACAGGGCTCCGATAATTACCCCTCCGCCGTCACTTCCGGAAAAGGAGAAGCAGCAGGCTCCTCAAGAGGCGCCTGTGTATGAGGCCGCTAAAAGGCCAGAAAGCCAGATACGCTCAACCGGAATAAGCAAAAAGATCGTGGCTTATCATAATCCCACCGGTCCTGTAGCGGAGCAGTTCCGCGTCCTGAGGATGCATGCCTGCTCTTCGGAGAAGAACTTTAACATAAAAGTTATAGTTGTCACCAGCTCCGCTAACGGCGAAGGTAAATCGGTCGCGGCGACGAACCTCGCGGTAGTCATGGCCCAGGATTTCGGGAAACCGGTCCTGCTTATCGACTGCAATATACGTAAACCAGCCGTAGATTCATTGCTGGGGGTAAGGAGCGACAGGGGACTTGCCGACGTCCTGTCGGGAAACCTGAAATTAGAAGAAGCGCTGGTAAAGACCGATATCGCGAACCTGGTAGTACTGCCGGCGGGGCAGGCGCCCGCTAATCCGAACGAATTGCTAGCCTCAGACAGGATGAAGGCCCTTCTGGCGGAGGTAAGGCCGCAGTTTGAGGCGGTAGTCCTGGATACGCCCGCGGTCATACCGTTCGCAGACCCGAGGATATTGAGTAAAGTGGTCGATGGCGTTATAATAGTGGTAAGGGCGGGAAAGACACGCCGGGAAGTGGTAGCCCGCGCGGAGAGCATCCTGAAGAGTGTCGGCGCGAATATAATGGGGTATGTCCTTACAGGCGTAGAATATCATATTCCTGAGTATATTCACCGGCATCTGTAG
- a CDS encoding secretin N-terminal domain-containing protein codes for MRFSRQLLFCSFVTVFLLVFAHPACAQDDKTITLDVQNMNIDAVVKMIADQSGMNVALSNNVIGTVTVKLDNVSVIQALDSVLKANNYLYSIENGIISVYTYQDSEQQERFVNLETKVFSLEYTDVTDLKKVLLSMKTARGRIETNEKNNQVIVTDTPEKVKEIEIALKELDRPTETKEYKLLYSKAKDVEPKILQVIPKEKGDVYIDERTNSITVRATPVILKNIDGFIGGWDSQHKQVLIESMILEVTLDEGTKLGIQWQQLMQLPVDASGKAAHHPALVNTAAMFASGLPAAGPAGFFKIGSLTADEYNIVIDALKSNANTEVLSSPRIVVIDNEKANILVGSSEPYAVATTDPITHLLVQDIKYIDVGVKLEVTPQIGEDNYVTMKIHPEISTARRVPEVDNVVAKDTTQADTVMMVRDGETIVLGGLIKNQKKLTVNKIPVLGDLPLVGMLFRNKNYQDQKREVIVFVTPHILTNNNRQTISRQEYQETVNRTKRPDDIVTDAIEKSGGVLITPVEKEKKSEAIRKDIQRLLDGGDEY; via the coding sequence ATGAGATTTAGCAGGCAACTTTTGTTTTGCAGCTTCGTCACGGTTTTCCTTTTGGTGTTTGCCCATCCCGCCTGCGCCCAGGACGATAAGACGATCACCCTAGACGTGCAGAACATGAATATAGACGCGGTCGTCAAGATGATAGCCGACCAGAGCGGAATGAACGTAGCCCTGAGCAATAATGTCATAGGTACGGTCACCGTAAAACTTGACAACGTAAGCGTGATCCAGGCCCTCGACTCGGTCCTGAAGGCGAATAATTACCTGTATTCCATAGAAAACGGGATAATATCCGTCTATACATACCAGGACTCGGAGCAGCAGGAGCGTTTCGTAAATCTCGAGACGAAGGTGTTTTCTCTTGAATATACGGATGTTACCGACCTGAAGAAAGTCCTGCTTTCGATGAAGACCGCCCGCGGCAGGATAGAGACGAATGAGAAGAACAACCAGGTAATAGTGACAGACACTCCGGAAAAGGTAAAAGAGATCGAGATCGCGCTTAAGGAACTCGACCGGCCTACCGAGACGAAAGAATATAAACTTTTGTATTCCAAGGCCAAGGATGTCGAACCGAAGATACTCCAGGTGATCCCCAAAGAGAAGGGCGACGTATATATCGACGAAAGGACTAACAGCATAACCGTCAGGGCGACGCCGGTCATACTGAAAAACATAGATGGTTTTATCGGGGGATGGGATTCCCAGCATAAGCAGGTGCTCATAGAGTCGATGATATTAGAGGTCACCCTCGATGAAGGGACGAAGCTAGGAATACAATGGCAGCAATTGATGCAGCTCCCGGTCGATGCCAGCGGCAAAGCTGCCCACCATCCCGCGCTTGTAAACACAGCCGCGATGTTTGCCTCCGGACTCCCGGCGGCGGGACCGGCGGGTTTCTTTAAGATCGGAAGCCTTACCGCCGACGAATATAATATCGTTATAGACGCCCTCAAGAGCAACGCGAATACCGAGGTCCTTTCGAGCCCGAGGATCGTGGTCATAGATAACGAGAAAGCGAATATACTCGTCGGGAGCAGTGAGCCGTACGCGGTGGCGACGACCGACCCGATAACCCACTTGCTCGTCCAGGATATAAAATATATAGATGTCGGCGTAAAATTGGAAGTCACGCCGCAGATCGGCGAAGATAATTATGTCACGATGAAGATCCACCCCGAGATCAGCACCGCGAGAAGGGTACCCGAGGTCGACAACGTCGTGGCCAAGGATACCACCCAGGCCGACACAGTGATGATGGTCAGGGACGGCGAGACGATAGTCCTGGGCGGTCTCATCAAGAACCAGAAGAAGCTGACGGTAAATAAGATCCCGGTATTGGGGGACCTGCCCCTGGTCGGCATGCTCTTCAGGAATAAGAATTACCAGGACCAGAAGAGAGAGGTGATAGTCTTCGTCACCCCTCATATCCTGACTAATAATAACCGCCAGACGATTTCGAGACAGGAGTACCAAGAAACCGTCAACAGGACCAAGAGGCCGGATGATATCGTCACCGATGCCATAGAAAAGTCCGGCGGGGTACTGATCACCCCCGTAGAGAAAGAAAAGAAGAGCGAGGCGATAAGAAAAGATATTCAGAGATTGTTAGACGGCGGCGATGAGTATTAA
- a CDS encoding O-antigen ligase family protein, producing the protein MGRRPEIFLEEEKPLIELPALIKIFIAFSALCLGASFLILPWQIVLFLYLGFVLGLIIFFNLYVGILIFLVGAFFHPTYWLTSLQELHPARNLAFAVLFIWAFHTIIYRDFRLVKAPQNLFIALFFAIAFATTFKNFEISFPVWLEIAVKSLVLYFAITNMIRTKGQIVFLIWFIVGISFVSALIGIYQYINHIGVYYAPEGILRISGLAEDANVFAMDLTISLPLAIGLFFCYKKLSIKAIMVGVVGILIVTTILTYSRAGLIQLLSVLFFSIGVRIFRKRKILGILLFVAAIGIFLPLVPSKYLERAQSMFKGGDTAIDVRLTGWKVGLEMIKENPFTGVGFGLFRNAYIMKAVTSSDIQYKLRLDAHNLYIHTAAETGLFGLLLLLFLLFYTFRDFRVAKNNFKEKDDSLFFEISGALEISLLVYLLGGMFISYLQLQIFWIMIPLAVVLRRMSIKQE; encoded by the coding sequence ATGGGAAGAAGACCAGAAATTTTTCTCGAAGAAGAAAAGCCGTTAATAGAACTACCGGCTTTGATCAAGATATTCATTGCCTTCTCGGCATTATGCTTAGGAGCAAGCTTTCTTATCCTGCCCTGGCAAATCGTACTATTCCTGTATCTCGGATTTGTATTAGGCCTGATAATATTCTTTAATTTGTATGTTGGAATTCTGATTTTCCTAGTTGGCGCGTTCTTCCATCCGACTTATTGGCTCACTTCTTTGCAAGAATTGCATCCTGCGAGGAACCTTGCTTTCGCCGTGCTTTTCATATGGGCGTTCCATACGATAATATACAGGGATTTCCGTTTAGTGAAGGCCCCGCAAAATCTTTTTATTGCCTTGTTTTTTGCTATTGCTTTTGCGACGACATTTAAGAATTTTGAAATAAGTTTCCCTGTTTGGCTCGAAATCGCCGTAAAATCCTTGGTGCTGTATTTCGCCATAACTAATATGATAAGGACGAAAGGGCAGATCGTGTTTTTGATTTGGTTTATCGTCGGTATAAGTTTTGTCTCGGCACTTATAGGTATCTACCAATATATAAACCATATAGGGGTCTATTATGCTCCCGAAGGCATACTTAGGATCAGCGGGCTTGCGGAAGATGCCAACGTCTTTGCTATGGACTTGACGATTTCTCTTCCGTTAGCGATAGGGCTTTTCTTTTGTTACAAAAAGTTGTCGATAAAGGCGATTATGGTCGGAGTAGTGGGTATACTAATAGTAACAACCATTCTAACCTATTCCAGAGCGGGCTTAATCCAGTTGTTATCTGTCTTGTTCTTTTCGATCGGCGTCAGGATTTTCAGAAAGCGAAAAATATTAGGAATATTATTGTTTGTTGCGGCCATAGGCATATTTCTACCGCTGGTTCCCTCAAAGTATTTGGAAAGAGCCCAAAGCATGTTCAAGGGAGGGGACACGGCGATAGACGTCAGGCTCACGGGATGGAAGGTGGGCCTGGAAATGATAAAAGAAAATCCTTTTACGGGAGTGGGATTCGGCTTATTTCGCAATGCCTATATCATGAAAGCCGTAACTTCCTCGGATATCCAGTATAAGTTAAGACTTGATGCCCATAACCTATACATTCACACGGCGGCAGAGACCGGTCTTTTCGGTTTACTGTTGCTGCTATTCCTCCTTTTTTATACATTTAGGGATTTCAGGGTTGCGAAAAATAATTTTAAGGAAAAAGATGATTCATTATTTTTTGAAATATCCGGCGCTTTGGAGATAAGCCTGCTGGTTTATTTGTTAGGAGGCATGTTTATTTCCTATCTTCAGCTTCAGATCTTTTGGATCATGATACCGTTGGCCGTGGTGTTGAGGCGAATGTCGATTAAACAGGAATAA
- a CDS encoding flippase: protein MESVSRIAKNSLAMMAAEIINKVLALILSIAIARWMGDVKFGQYAFIITLMMLFQIIADIGLDGLVTREVAKQKDRTLAYLSSALFLKFALSVIAGTLLICASCFINKPTDVFYGSCVAGITLIFTASANIFSAVLNAHERLDIKAHLLVVSKVIVIFFSCLALYFNKNLILLIGAIAISELIRAISGWAVCSKLYGKLLAKIDLSLCKKLFIKSIPFALIGMMGLIYFKIDTVMLSLMINDQVVGWYNAAYNLLSAIMFISVSYTLAIFPSLSRSAEFSEDIFAFSWERSIKYLVLIGIPISAGTMVLSERIIILFYSSGFKQSVIALQIIIWALPWIFINSINMYVLYAAGKQAQVAVVVGISMAANIILNLIVIPKASYIGASAVTVLSEIINAILFLWVINKYLSLRTGIFKMVYKPALASMAMAIVLYCFRNSNLLLLITIGALIYITLIYMLKYLDEKDISIFSKIIKRTLPKEQPDGGFIDLDNKL, encoded by the coding sequence ATGGAATCCGTTTCTAGAATAGCAAAAAATTCATTGGCCATGATGGCAGCCGAGATAATTAATAAAGTCTTGGCGTTAATCCTTTCCATTGCGATAGCGAGGTGGATGGGAGACGTTAAGTTCGGCCAGTACGCTTTTATAATAACTTTGATGATGTTGTTTCAGATCATTGCCGATATTGGGCTTGATGGCCTGGTTACCCGTGAAGTAGCGAAACAAAAAGACAGGACCCTGGCGTATCTATCGAGTGCCCTATTCCTGAAATTTGCCCTTTCCGTCATAGCTGGCACTTTATTGATTTGCGCCTCATGTTTTATAAATAAGCCTACGGACGTTTTTTACGGTTCATGCGTCGCTGGAATTACGCTGATATTTACGGCATCGGCGAATATTTTTTCAGCGGTATTAAATGCTCACGAAAGATTGGACATCAAGGCGCATCTCCTGGTCGTTTCAAAGGTAATCGTTATCTTTTTCAGCTGCCTGGCGTTATATTTCAATAAGAATTTAATTCTGTTGATAGGAGCTATTGCTATAAGCGAACTTATAAGAGCAATTTCCGGTTGGGCGGTCTGTTCGAAGCTTTACGGAAAGTTGCTTGCCAAAATAGACCTGTCGTTGTGCAAAAAGCTGTTTATCAAATCCATCCCGTTCGCGCTAATAGGCATGATGGGGTTGATCTATTTTAAGATAGATACGGTAATGCTTTCGCTTATGATAAATGATCAAGTGGTAGGTTGGTATAATGCCGCTTATAATTTGCTTTCAGCCATTATGTTCATATCTGTAAGCTATACTCTGGCTATTTTCCCTTCCCTGTCGCGTTCCGCAGAATTTTCGGAAGACATATTTGCCTTTAGCTGGGAAAGGTCCATAAAATATCTGGTACTAATAGGGATTCCTATATCGGCCGGGACCATGGTATTATCCGAGAGAATAATAATTTTGTTTTACTCCTCAGGTTTTAAACAATCCGTGATTGCGCTTCAGATTATTATCTGGGCTCTCCCCTGGATATTTATCAATTCCATAAACATGTATGTTTTGTATGCCGCTGGAAAACAGGCGCAAGTTGCTGTTGTTGTGGGAATAAGCATGGCAGCGAATATAATTTTAAACCTCATTGTAATCCCGAAGGCCAGCTACATAGGCGCTTCCGCCGTTACCGTATTATCGGAGATTATAAATGCGATCCTCTTTCTGTGGGTGATCAACAAGTACCTGTCCTTACGGACCGGCATATTTAAGATGGTGTACAAGCCGGCATTAGCCAGCATGGCTATGGCTATCGTGCTTTATTGTTTCAGAAATTCCAATTTGCTCTTACTGATCACTATAGGGGCGCTCATTTATATAACCCTTATCTATATGCTAAAATACCTGGACGAAAAGGATATTTCGATATTTTCAAAGATCATTAAAAGGACATTACCCAAGGAGCAACCGGATGGTGGATTTATCGATCTCGATAATAAGCTATAA
- a CDS encoding diguanylate cyclase, whose product MEKKKVVIIENNPTVAQDISDIFSEKGYLPLLAANGLDGIELVCEESPELIMLNPGITDINGSSVYKLLRDDPKNGHIPILICVTSERGMFRFCGMKSQPEQNMIRFTAKSDFKDNLEKSLDLIENRVLSNKFQLDSEHFKKVLVKLVSAYQSYNGLSSEEVKGILNEVLDKITTMLSSELGSLMLVDEPAQELVIKASKGLSADVINKTRIKVGKGISGWVAKAGSPLLIRNIETDERFSRQNSKRYYTSSLLSAPIRIKNRIVGVINVNNKSTKEPFTEYDLALLTILTNEMSIAIESSHWQKELEEANEKIEKLKISKEILGDIARSLDDELYELTISQEVSNIIYSRLDYKEIIDAILEIIERSIDCHLCGLLFVDEEKKTGIIVEVKYPATQQEIDNFKLKIIETFNRLTGGRLLPEQVSVDQARDSGNLIDSSAEDRNILSSFQAQLLLAGEKPIGMLAVANSFPNAFSGEDLRVFSIISRHSSIAINNTMLHKKITELSITDGLTGLYVYRYFNDALDKEILRSARYRQPFGLIMIDLDSFKKINDSYGHPQGDEVLKEVSQIFKKICREVDIVARYGGEEFAIILPETDLEGAFVLADRIRMVIKNYAFGTKENVINLTASIGAASYPDIAVSKTELIKHVDRALYRAKAEGRNKTCRAVKEITNEI is encoded by the coding sequence ATGGAAAAGAAAAAAGTAGTAATAATAGAGAACAATCCGACGGTAGCGCAGGATATCTCCGATATCTTTTCGGAGAAGGGCTACCTTCCTTTGTTAGCGGCCAACGGGCTGGACGGCATAGAGCTGGTCTGCGAGGAATCGCCCGAACTCATCATGCTTAATCCCGGCATTACAGACATAAACGGCAGTTCCGTATATAAACTCCTCAGGGACGACCCCAAGAACGGCCACATCCCCATCCTGATCTGCGTCACCAGCGAAAGGGGTATGTTCAGGTTCTGCGGCATGAAATCTCAGCCCGAACAGAACATGATCAGGTTTACGGCAAAATCCGATTTTAAGGATAACCTGGAAAAATCGCTCGATCTCATAGAGAACCGCGTCCTGTCGAATAAATTCCAGCTCGACAGCGAACATTTCAAGAAAGTCCTGGTAAAGCTTGTGAGCGCTTACCAGTCGTATAACGGTTTATCGTCGGAAGAGGTCAAGGGTATCCTTAACGAAGTCCTCGATAAGATAACGACGATGCTGAGTTCCGAACTCGGGTCGTTGATGCTCGTCGACGAACCCGCGCAGGAGCTTGTTATCAAGGCCTCCAAAGGATTAAGCGCCGACGTAATTAATAAGACCCGCATAAAGGTGGGCAAGGGGATCTCCGGTTGGGTGGCGAAGGCGGGGAGCCCGTTACTGATAAGGAACATCGAGACCGACGAGCGTTTCTCCCGCCAGAATTCCAAGAGATATTATACATCGTCCTTATTGAGCGCGCCCATCCGGATAAAGAACAGGATCGTAGGCGTGATCAACGTAAACAATAAATCAACGAAGGAGCCTTTTACGGAATACGACCTTGCGCTCCTGACGATCCTCACAAATGAGATGTCTATAGCGATCGAATCCTCGCATTGGCAGAAAGAGCTCGAAGAGGCCAACGAAAAAATAGAAAAACTCAAGATCAGCAAGGAGATCCTCGGAGATATCGCCCGTTCGCTCGATGACGAATTATATGAGTTGACAATCTCGCAGGAAGTTAGTAATATAATATACTCGAGGCTCGATTATAAGGAGATAATAGACGCGATTTTGGAGATAATCGAGCGCTCCATCGATTGTCATCTATGCGGCTTATTGTTTGTGGATGAGGAAAAAAAGACGGGGATAATAGTCGAGGTAAAATACCCGGCTACCCAGCAGGAGATTGACAACTTTAAGCTGAAGATCATAGAAACGTTCAACAGGTTAACAGGGGGGAGACTGTTGCCGGAACAAGTTTCGGTTGATCAGGCTCGAGACAGCGGAAATTTAATAGACTCATCCGCCGAAGACAGGAATATCCTCAGCTCTTTCCAGGCGCAATTACTTTTGGCCGGCGAGAAGCCTATCGGCATGCTGGCAGTCGCCAATTCATTCCCGAACGCCTTCAGCGGCGAAGACCTGAGAGTCTTCTCGATCATATCCCGCCATTCAAGCATCGCGATAAACAATACCATGCTCCACAAGAAGATAACCGAGCTTTCGATAACAGACGGCCTTACCGGCCTTTATGTCTACAGGTATTTTAACGACGCGCTCGACAAGGAAATACTGCGATCGGCCAGGTACAGGCAGCCATTCGGCCTCATAATGATCGACCTGGACAGCTTCAAGAAGATAAACGACAGCTACGGCCATCCCCAGGGCGACGAGGTATTGAAAGAAGTCTCCCAAATATTCAAGAAGATATGCCGCGAGGTGGATATCGTGGCGAGGTACGGCGGCGAGGAATTCGCGATAATACTTCCGGAGACGGACCTGGAGGGCGCGTTTGTCCTGGCCGACAGGATAAGGATGGTCATAAAGAATTACGCTTTCGGAACAAAAGAGAACGTAATAAACCTGACAGCGAGCATCGGGGCCGCGAGCTATCCCGACATAGCGGTCTCGAAAACGGAACTCATAAAGCACGTCGACAGGGCGTTATACAGGGCCAAGGCCGAAGGCAGGAACAAGACCTGCCGCGCCGTAAAGGAGATCACGAATGAGATTTAG
- a CDS encoding glycosyltransferase family 2 protein: protein MVDLSISIISYNVKDYLDKCLTSIFKEKKDLILEIIVVDNNSSDGSIAMVREKFPDVKPIGNKENLGFAKANNIAIKQSCGRYILILNPDTIVLPGSMQLLVDFLDKNSRVGAVGPKILNEDSSIQLECARNFPTPLIDFFILSSLYKRFPKSKIFGKYLMSYWDHNDGREVPLLSGACMLLRRSALEEVGLFDENFFMYTEDTDLCYRVKKAGWKVWYLPEAEIIHFGGRSSEQIPYKKEMVMHARETMEAFYLKHYGMWAVVMHRLTVIITMIWLITAASAGYLLGPSSRKQKFKNIIFRSSSMLQWAFKPRIVRLNKKEWEEDQKFFSKKKSR from the coding sequence ATGGTGGATTTATCGATCTCGATAATAAGCTATAACGTCAAAGATTATCTGGATAAATGCCTGACCTCGATTTTCAAAGAAAAGAAAGATTTGATACTTGAGATTATAGTAGTCGACAACAATTCATCCGATGGAAGCATCGCGATGGTCAGGGAGAAATTCCCTGACGTGAAGCCGATCGGTAATAAAGAAAATCTTGGATTTGCGAAGGCAAACAATATTGCGATCAAGCAGTCGTGCGGCAGATACATCCTGATACTGAATCCCGATACCATCGTCCTGCCCGGCAGTATGCAGCTGTTGGTTGATTTTCTGGACAAAAATTCCAGAGTCGGTGCGGTAGGACCGAAAATATTAAATGAGGACAGTAGTATACAGTTAGAATGCGCCCGCAATTTTCCTACTCCATTGATCGATTTCTTTATATTGAGCTCTTTATACAAGAGATTCCCGAAAAGTAAGATATTCGGGAAATATCTGATGAGCTACTGGGACCATAACGATGGGAGAGAAGTGCCGTTACTTTCTGGAGCTTGCATGTTGTTGCGCAGATCTGCGCTGGAAGAGGTCGGATTATTTGACGAGAATTTCTTCATGTATACCGAAGACACAGACTTGTGTTATCGCGTCAAAAAAGCAGGCTGGAAGGTATGGTATCTGCCGGAGGCGGAGATTATACATTTCGGAGGAAGAAGCAGCGAACAGATACCGTACAAGAAAGAGATGGTAATGCACGCACGGGAAACAATGGAAGCGTTTTATCTTAAGCACTACGGCATGTGGGCTGTCGTTATGCACAGACTGACAGTGATAATAACGATGATATGGCTGATAACAGCGGCGTCAGCAGGGTATCTTCTGGGTCCGTCATCAAGGAAGCAAAAATTCAAAAATATAATATTCAGAAGTTCCAGTATGCTGCAATGGGCTTTTAAACCTAGAATTGTGAGGCTTAACAAAAAAGAATGGGAAGAAGACCAGAAATTTTTCTCGAAGAAGAAAAGCCGTTAA
- a CDS encoding GNVR domain-containing protein: protein MTTTTHEDQGSLRDYLQIIFHRRWFFMMPFVIVFFTASIGSFFLPKYYKSSVLILVEEEKPVNPLATKEPAYVSSTGQPPTLAEQLKTLAEKILNYPHLLVLVKTLGMDKGVADQVAYEKLLLGIRNRTDVRMRSPDVFQISYEDKNPVVSRDAVRTLVKIFIDENKSKKTEQAQDAVKFAEQHAQLYKKKLEDSEKALFEFRAQYPMQLPGKELDYNVSMLTNYQTSLTAIQMSIKEAQNKIDLVKRQLAGREPVIITAESIDLNPAVSRLNSKLQSLQSQQEELIKTTPDSPDISSLQVEMEETRDQLRLETEKLVGGETAQTAPLFFKRLEQRLRDAQKEADELRVREKNLQGLVREYEKRIETLPEQDRKLALLTRDTEVNDNIYKMLVLKVEENKLATSEAEEKGTKYTILDDARLPLKPSKPEILLIGIVAFILGVLSGFGCVFMAEFADHSFRGVEDARAFLKFEILGAVATIVDRNEVMARNARQRVVGVTVIILYIVFFAVAASYSNARQEEVKNKVIEIANKEKTAEAKQYGK from the coding sequence ATGACCACGACAACGCATGAGGACCAAGGTTCGCTACGCGATTATCTACAGATAATCTTCCACCGCAGATGGTTTTTTATGATGCCTTTCGTCATCGTCTTCTTTACTGCCAGCATAGGCAGTTTTTTTCTGCCCAAATATTACAAGTCATCGGTCCTTATACTCGTCGAAGAAGAGAAACCCGTAAATCCGCTCGCGACCAAAGAACCGGCATATGTTTCTTCTACGGGCCAGCCTCCTACGCTCGCAGAGCAACTCAAGACATTAGCCGAAAAGATCTTAAACTACCCGCATCTTTTAGTGTTGGTAAAGACCCTTGGCATGGATAAGGGGGTTGCCGACCAAGTCGCTTATGAAAAACTGCTATTAGGCATACGTAACCGGACCGACGTAAGAATGCGTTCTCCGGACGTTTTCCAGATCTCATACGAAGATAAAAATCCGGTTGTATCAAGGGACGCCGTAAGGACGCTGGTAAAGATCTTTATAGACGAAAATAAATCAAAAAAGACCGAGCAAGCCCAGGACGCCGTTAAATTCGCAGAACAGCACGCCCAGCTTTATAAGAAAAAACTCGAAGACTCGGAAAAAGCCCTTTTCGAATTCCGGGCCCAGTATCCAATGCAGCTGCCAGGGAAGGAACTCGATTATAACGTCTCCATGCTCACTAATTACCAGACATCGCTTACGGCCATCCAAATGAGCATAAAAGAAGCCCAGAACAAGATAGACCTGGTAAAAAGACAATTAGCGGGGAGGGAGCCGGTCATAATAACGGCCGAGTCGATAGACCTTAATCCTGCGGTCAGCCGGCTTAATTCCAAGTTACAATCGTTACAATCTCAGCAAGAGGAGCTTATAAAGACTACTCCTGATTCGCCTGACATCTCTTCTTTGCAGGTCGAGATGGAAGAGACGCGCGATCAACTGCGGCTCGAGACCGAAAAACTGGTCGGAGGAGAGACCGCCCAGACCGCGCCCCTTTTTTTCAAGAGGCTTGAGCAAAGACTTAGAGATGCCCAAAAAGAGGCGGATGAATTAAGGGTGCGGGAGAAGAACCTGCAGGGGCTGGTCAGGGAATACGAAAAGAGGATCGAGACACTGCCGGAACAGGACAGGAAACTGGCCCTGCTTACGAGAGATACCGAAGTAAATGACAATATATATAAAATGCTGGTGCTAAAAGTGGAAGAGAATAAACTCGCGACATCCGAGGCCGAGGAGAAAGGCACTAAATATACGATCCTGGACGATGCCAGGCTCCCGCTTAAGCCTTCCAAACCGGAGATCTTGCTGATAGGGATAGTCGCTTTCATATTGGGAGTCCTTTCCGGTTTCGGCTGCGTATTCATGGCTGAATTCGCGGACCATTCCTTCAGGGGGGTGGAGGACGCGAGGGCATTTTTGAAATTCGAGATATTGGGGGCCGTGGCGACCATTGTCGACCGTAACGAGGTAATGGCCCGGAATGCAAGGCAGCGCGTGGTCGGGGTGACGGTGATAATATTGTATATCGTCTTTTTCGCCGTCGCCGCGAGTTACTCAAATGCCAGGCAGGAAGAGGTAAAGAATAAAGTCATCGAGATAGCCAACAAAGAAAAGACTGCCGAGGCGAAACAATATGGCAAATAA